A stretch of DNA from Candidatus Chlorohelix allophototropha:
TTTATTAGTCTACCAGCCTCGTCAACTGACCCTGGCTGAATTGTTACAAATAATTACTAAAATACTGTGAGCAACCGCAACCACCGCTTTTTTGCGCCTCAGCCGTACTGTTAATCGGCGACCCTGAGCCGAAAGATAAGTGTCACGGGTGTGCAGAGCCGCTTGCGCCGCTTCGACCAGTGCTTGTCTAAGCCAACGACTACCCTTGGTGGTACGTCCACTTAACCGTTTGCCTCCACTTTCTTTGTGAACTTGCCCCGGTTTAGTGGAGTGTGAGAATAGTCAAACATTTAGCTGTTCAAACCCCACTGGTGTCATAAAACCCAACGCCGAATGTAGCCGCTGCCGATTGTAAAACACTTCCATATATTCGAAAATAACTGTCTTGGCTTCGCGTCTACTCTCAAACTTATAACGATCCGTACATTCCACTTTCAACGTCCCGAAAAAGCTTTCCATGAGAGCATTGTCCCAACAATCACCCTTTCGGCTCATACTGGTTTCGATCCCGTACTGCTCGAGCAACCCCGGTAGCCCCTACTGGTATATTGGCTCCCCCGATCGATATGATGTAAAAGCCCCTCTCCCGGTTTACGTCGCTCCAATGCCATAACCAAGGCTCTTTCCACCAACGCTTCATCCCGGTTGGCACCCATCGACCAACCCACTACTTTTCTCGAATAAATATCTACCAGGGCTGCCAGGTACAACCAACCTTCATTAGTCCATACCCCGGTAATATCTCCCACCCATTTCTCATCAGGCCTGGTAGCCGTGAAATCCCGCTTTAGCCTGTTGGGTGCCACCGGATTGCTGTGCTGGCTATCAGTCGTTATGACCTTTCGCTTTTTACGACGATGACAGGAGACTAGCCCCAGCAACCGCATCAGCCTGGCTACCCGCTTCCTCGAACAGTTTATCCCTTTAAGCTTTAGCGCCGCCTTTATTCTGGGACTACCGTAAGTTTGCCTAGACTGCTCGAATATAGGCTCAATTTCTGCTCCCAGTTCCCGGTTAGCCTAGGCTCTGGCACTTTCTGGTCGTTTCCGCTAGGCGTAATAGCCGCTCTCAGAAACCACCAGCACCTTGCACATCAGGCTAACTGGAAATTCCTGCTTGTACTCATAAATGAACTGAAACTTCACTGAAGATGGCTATGGCTTTTTTTAAGATATCCCTTTCCATCCGTAGTCGTTCATTCTCCTGACGCAGCCGACGGAGTTCTTCTTCAGCCTCAGTTTGATAACTCTTACCAGGAAAAGCTTGCTCCCCTTTTTCAGCCAATATTTTACGCCAATGCTAGAGTACACTGTCGGATACCCCTAATTCTCTAGCGATTTGGACCGCTGTTTTACCGCTGTTTTCCAATAAGCGCACTGCTTCTCGCTTAAATTCTACTGGATACTCTTTCTGCTTATCTCCCATTTCTGCCCCTTTCGTAGATTATTATAGCATCTGCCTCTTCCTCTTCCTATACTCCACGAATCCGGGTTAACTTCAAGTTTTGGCTTATTTTGATGCTTTACTACATTATGAAAGGCTCTCGTTTACACTATAAGTACCATTTCCACCGATTCACGCGTTGTGTACCAGAACCTTTTTCACTTGCAAAAAACAGTTATATTCTCCAATATTTTTTTCTGGCTTTTCACCTGAAACTCAGCCCATAAGTGCCAGGCTTCCCGTTGGTATTCCCTGAGGGGTTCCTGCCCACCATAGACCCTTAGAAAAATCCCGTGCCTGAGTTCTTCAAGCGGGGTTAAATACTCGACCCACTCCCCATCTAACGTTTTAAGCAAGGTATCTCGGATATTTTCAGAGAGGTTTACCTTTCTCAAGCCAAGCCCTGCCTGCTCCATAACCTGTTCAAGTTTAGCTAACAGCCACTTTTTTATCGCGTCCTCGCTTACTTCTTTTCTTGAACCCAGAAAAAGCTGTAACTCACTCGCAATTTTAAAACCAAACAGGGCAGTGGTCGCTTCCACTAACCCTGCTGTACCCTCTTGCCCTCCAACTTCATTTTCCCCCTCCAGCCAAGCTGTCCCCAACTCTGAGATTTCTTCCCTGGCAAGTTTCAGGACGAACATTTTCAGCCGACCAGCATCTGCTTCCAGCACCTGCTCCCGGTCCCTGTAAAAGGTCGTCCGTTGTACCTCCAGCACCCGGTCGTATTCAATACCTCTTTTCAACTCCTCGTAGTGCTGCCCCTCTTGCTTGCGCTGGCATTCCTCTACCACCGTTTCAGCCAGTCTTTTGGTAATAGATTCACCCCATTCGACTCCAGAACCCAACCGCTCTGATAACCCGTCCCCCCACCCACCGGCAAACTTTAGCACCAGTTCCTCCTCCAGAGAACGATATAATCTGGAGTAACCGGGGTCGCCCTGCCGCCCTGTTCGCCCGATCAGTTGCAGATCCAGCCTTTTAGTAGCTGACAACCCCAACCCCATTACATGTAAGCCGCCTGAGTTGAGTACCAGCTCCCTGGCCCGTTTGGTCCTCTCTCTGGCATCTTCCTCTAGCTTTAGCCAGGCCGAGCTACCCCGGTCCACCTGTTCTACCAGTCCCCTTTTCTGGGCCAGATCCGCCAGGTGATCCTCATACCGGCCACCCAGGAGAATATCGGTACCTCTACCCGCCATGCTGGTTGCCACTGTAATCCGACCGGGGAAACCAGCCTGTGCCACAATCAAGGCTTCCCTCTCGGTCTGTCTGGCGTTCAGTACCAGGTGAGGTATGCCTCGTTTTGCAAGGTAGCCGGACACCGCCTCACTATCCGCTATCCCGGTGGTACCGATCAGCACCGCTGCGCCGCTCTCCCTGACCCTGATTGCGTCGCTTACCAGGGCTTCCAGTGCCTCCTGCCTGGTGCGATACAATAGCGGTTTTTTATCCCGGCGGCGGGAGGATTTATGGGAGGGAATTTCTAAGACTTCTAACCTGTATAGTTTGTGAAAGGTGTCCCGGTCCTGGGTAAGAGTGCCACTTAATCCAGCCAGTTTCTCATACCCTCTGAAATAGGCGTGCAAGGAAATAGTGGCATATGTCACCGGGGAAGGTTGCACCACTAACCCTTCTTTGGCCTCCAGGGCCTCATGCAGTCCACCTCTGAACCTTCTACCCGGCATAGGGCGCCCGCTTCGCTCCCGGTCTACCAGCACTATTTCCCCCTCCAGCATTCCGGGCTTTGCTTGTTTCTCGGCTTGTGCCAGAGTAAGAAACGGCTTGGAGGCTTCCAGACCGGGTGGGAGCAGCTTTTCGCGCTGGCGTGCAAGCTGCTCCCAGTCACCTCCCTCAGAGGGCCTCTTTCCAGCCAGGGAGGGTTTCAGCAACACCAGATAGTCCTCCCCCTGGTGGTAGAGAGTAAGAGCCTGCAGGGCTATGTCCAGGTAGTAGAGTTCCGAACGTTCCGCGTCATAGAGAGTTTGGCTTTCTTTTAATCCCAGCCACTTTTCCAGCCGGGTAATCCCGCTTTCGGTGAAATGCGCTTTGCGCTTTAGTGCAGCTACTTCGTAATCTTGATCTGGTGCCAACCTTTTAATCAATTCGGTTGCCCGGTAAAAACCCTCCACCGATTGGTTACTCCGCCCGCTAATAATAAGAGGGGTGCGGGCTTCGTCTAGCAGGATATTATCGGCCTCATCCAGGATGGCAAAGTAGCACCCCCGTTGCACTCTGTCCTGTGCCTGCTGCACCAGATTATCTCTCAGGTAGTCAAACCCGAAGGCAGGAGCAGTTCCATATGTTATGTCAACTTGATAAGCTTCCTGCCTGGTACAGGGCACCAGAGTTTTGCGCCGGGGTTCATAGCGGTATTGTGCTTCCGCCACAGCAGTAATAGCCCCGCAGGAAATACCCAGTCGGCTATATACCCCACCCATGGTGGCGCAGTCACGTTTCGCCAGGTAGTCGTTGGCAGTGACAATATGCACCCCACTACCCCTTAACGCAGCAAGGAAAGCCGGGGCGGTGATGGCCAGGGTCTTGCCTTCCCCGGTCTTCATCTCCACTAACTTGTCCTCAGAAAGGGCGATCCCGGCCATGAGTTGCTCAGGGTGGTGGCGATAACCCAGTTCCCGCCAGGCCGCCTCCCTCACCACCGCAAAAGCCCTGGGTAGTAACGAGGAAGTGATACCTCCACTGGCAAGTTCTGCCTGAAACCCACCAGCCAGCCCCAGCAATTCTGCCTCAGTCAGTGCCGCATAACGCTTCTCATAATTTCTGATTATTCTCAAAGCCTGATTTTTTAGACCTGAAAACATAATTACTCCGGGTTCATGGGCTAAATGCTGGAAATATCAGGGAAAAGGGTTTACCTTCGGGCAGGGGCGGCATCGGTAGAATCTCAAACTACCAGCAGAACCCAGATAGCCCCGCCACAGATAAAGGGTCCAAAGGCCAGTGTCCTGCTCACTTGGGTGTCTCTGCCTTGAATTCTGCTTGCTACCAGTAAACCCAACCCTACCACCAGACTGGCTAGAAATATAACCGGGAGTGCCGCCAGGGTGCGCTTTAAGCCCAGCGCCAGACCCACCACTGTTGCAAGCACTACATCTCCGCCGCCTACCGCCTCCCGGCCGAAGAAAGCCCGTCCAATAATAAAAAACAGTCCAAACAGTAGCAACATGACCAGTGCTCCGGCCAGGCTATCCAGCAAGTTTAGCGACCATAATTGGATAAACTCTGGCTCTTTGACCGCCGGATTTCCGGCCAGTACCGGCCAAACCGTGTTGTCACTGGCTTTTGCTACTCCCACCACCGGATTTAAAAACACGGCTATAGTGGGAAGCGCGAGTGACACCGCCCCCAACAGCACCAGAGTTTTAGGGAAGATCTGGTGGGTATACAGGTCAATTGCCGCTATCAATAATAGCAACCAGACCAGAATCAAATTGAGGGCATAAACATATAAAGGGGTCACCCTGTAAGGGGTTTGCAGCCAGCCTACCACCTGGACACCGGCCGTAATAAACGGAAATAGCCAGCCGGAAAAATGGTCTGGCACTCCCGTTTTTTTGCTGGTTGAAAGAGTTCTAGCCGAAAGGCGGTCTATCAGCCGGCCGGCCACCACCCCCAGCAGACCTATAAAAATGATTGGTAAAATGAAATTTAAAGCCAATCTCTTTAACATACGTGCCGTAAGCCCCCTAGCTTTGGGTTACTGTTGGCTTACCTACAAAACTAAAAAAATTAGCTGTTTTACCTTAATTTCGTTAGTGAAATAGGAAATGACTTTAGTTTCGTAGGTGAAAAAACTGTTTTTCTTTCGATTTTTGAGTTTGCCAACAGTAACTTTTAGCTATTGGGATATAAGGCACTCCTTTCTTGCAATAGCAAGGCAGTAGATTAGTCTGACTTATCTACTATCTTTGTGTTATAAAATGTTTTATGAAAACTGAACTTAAAACCAACAATAATAACGCTTACAACTGCCATTATCACGTTGTTTTTTGTCCAAAATACCGTAGGTCTGTACTAGTTTCGCCAATAGATGAGCGGCTCAAAACTATTATTTTGGAAATAATAGAAAAGTGGGGTCAAGAATTGGTAGAAATGGAAATTATGCCAGACCACATTCATCTTTTGGTAGGGTGTGAACCTCAATTCGGTGTTCATAAATTGGTAAAGTACATCAAAGGCGCGAGTAGCTTTCAACTTAGAAAAGAGTTTCCCGAACTCAAACACAAGCTTTCTAGCCTTTGGACTAACTCTTATGCTTGCTACACAGTAGGGGACGTAACCCTTGAGATCATCAAAAAGTACGTAGAGAACCAGAAGGGCAAATAAGTGCAAACCCGGCGCATGTGCAAATTCAGAATATACCCAACCAAACCAGCCCAACACTCTTTGGAAAATACCCTTAGATTGTGCCGGGAATTGTACAACGCTGCCCTCACAGAACGTCGTGAAGCCTACCGCATGAAGGGTATCACTCTCAACTACTATGACCAGCAAAACCAGCTTCCTGAGATTAAAGAAATACGTACAGACCTGACTACTATCCATAGTCAGGTTTTGCAAAATGTACTCAAAAGGGTAGACCTTGCTTTCAAAGCCTTTTTCAGCCGGGTTAAGCGCGGGGTAAAGGCCGGATTTCCACGTTTCCAGGGCCGTAATCGTTACGATAGTTTTACTTTCCCGCAGGGCGGGTGGGCTCTCAAAAACGATAAGCTGACCCTCTCCAAAATCGGCACAATCAAGGTCAAGTTTCATCGAGAAGTGTTGGGCAGGGTCAAAACCTGTACGATCAAACGGGAAGCGGGTAACATCTGGTTTGTAGTCTTTTCGGTTGAAACTAAGATAGAAACGCCCCAGTATCATTCCGGCTATGCTATCGGGATTGATGTCGGGATTGAGCATTTCGTCAATCTTAGCAACGGGGAACAGGTTGAAAACCCGCGTTTCTACCGTAAAGCCCAAAAAAAGCTTACCAAAATCCAACGAAAATGTGATAAGGTTAAGCGGTTGTCCCGCCGTAACCCTCTCAAACGCAAAGCTAGTCTGGCACTCAGTCGCGCCCACCGTAAGGTTAAGAACTGTCGTTTGGATTTTCAACATAAACTTTCGAGAAACCTAGTCAATACCTACAGCTTGATAGCTGTAGAAGATTTGAATATCAAGGGTTTGGCGGCTGGTATGCTTGCCAAGTCTGTGAACGATGCCGGATGGTCTTGTTTCATCGCTATGCTTCGCTACAAAGTTGCAAAGACTGGTAGTAAGCTGATAGAAATAGACCCTCGTCAAACTTCACAGATATGCCCCAACTGCGGCGTAATTACTAAGAAAGAACTTAGCGTTAGATGGCACTCCTGCCCGTGTGGGTGTGAGATGCACCGTGATACCGCCGCCGCAAGGCGTGGGGAGTAATCACTCCTGTTTCTGTTGGGCTTTTAACGGTAAAGGAATGTGGCAGGAGCGGCGAAAAGGGAGTTGCTGGGAGGTCGGTTAAAATGCCAGAAAAGCTATATAGCCGATCCTAATAATATGATCGGTTTGAAAAAGAATATTAGGTGTCCAGCATTAACTTAGCCATAACGGCCGGAATTTGTCAAGAAGTTGTTTAGCTTTGCAGATAGTATTTTAGTACTTGATTTTTAATAGGGGAAACACTGATATTTGACGTTTAGATAAACGGGGCTATAGGAAATAGAAACCCGTACCGGAACTAACAAAAGAATGACAGTTTGTAGCCAGTTACCAGCAAAATTAACAGTAGTAGTTTCGTCGCCATTCCCATAACCCAGTTTAGCTTTACCAGAAGCCCAACCGGTGTCATTAAA
This window harbors:
- a CDS encoding prepilin peptidase, whose amino-acid sequence is MLKRLALNFILPIIFIGLLGVVAGRLIDRLSARTLSTSKKTGVPDHFSGWLFPFITAGVQVVGWLQTPYRVTPLYVYALNLILVWLLLLIAAIDLYTHQIFPKTLVLLGAVSLALPTIAVFLNPVVGVAKASDNTVWPVLAGNPAVKEPEFIQLWSLNLLDSLAGALVMLLLFGLFFIIGRAFFGREAVGGGDVVLATVVGLALGLKRTLAALPVIFLASLVVGLGLLVASRIQGRDTQVSRTLAFGPFICGGAIWVLLVV
- the tnpA gene encoding IS200/IS605 family transposase; the protein is MKTELKTNNNNAYNCHYHVVFCPKYRRSVLVSPIDERLKTIILEIIEKWGQELVEMEIMPDHIHLLVGCEPQFGVHKLVKYIKGASSFQLRKEFPELKHKLSSLWTNSYACYTVGDVTLEIIKKYVENQKGK
- a CDS encoding RNA-guided endonuclease InsQ/TnpB family protein, giving the protein MQTRRMCKFRIYPTKPAQHSLENTLRLCRELYNAALTERREAYRMKGITLNYYDQQNQLPEIKEIRTDLTTIHSQVLQNVLKRVDLAFKAFFSRVKRGVKAGFPRFQGRNRYDSFTFPQGGWALKNDKLTLSKIGTIKVKFHREVLGRVKTCTIKREAGNIWFVVFSVETKIETPQYHSGYAIGIDVGIEHFVNLSNGEQVENPRFYRKAQKKLTKIQRKCDKVKRLSRRNPLKRKASLALSRAHRKVKNCRLDFQHKLSRNLVNTYSLIAVEDLNIKGLAAGMLAKSVNDAGWSCFIAMLRYKVAKTGSKLIEIDPRQTSQICPNCGVITKKELSVRWHSCPCGCEMHRDTAAARRGE